GGAATGGTTTTTTATCGAGAAAAACATAAATAGCTCACAAGGAGAGAAGACATGTCAAACATATCTGAAAAAGTTGTAGTTATTACAGGTGCAAGCAGTGGGATCGGTGAAGCGACAGCACGTATGCTTGCTCAAAGGGGAGCCCGCGTAGTTTTAGGAGCAAGGAGAACGGATCGATTAGAGGCTCTTGCCTCCGAGATCCGTTCAGAAGGCGGCTTTGCCGATTATCGAGAGCTAGATGTAACAAAAAGAGAGCAAATGGAGGAGTTTATTACATTTACAAAAGATACTTATGGAAGAGTTGATGTGATTGTGAACAACGCCGGTGTTATGCCGCTCTCTCCTCTGGAAGCGCTGAAGGCCGATGAGTGGAATCGCATGATTGACGTGAATATCCGCGGTGTCCTACACGGAATTGCTGCGGGACTGCCGATTATGAAAGAACAAGGATTTGGCCAGTTCATTAACATCGCTTCGATAGGCGCATACAGTGTAACGCCAACAGCAGCAGTATATTGCGCGACGAAGTACGCCGTCCGTGCCATTTCTGAAGGCTTGCGTCAGGAGGTTGGCGGCGACATTCGCGTAACACTTGTGTCACCCGGAGTTACCGAATCAGAGCTTGCTGACAGTATTTCTGACGACGAGGCCCGACAGAGAATGGTTGAATATCGCCGCATTTCAATTCCGGCTGACGCCATTGCGAGTTCGATCTTATATGCCGTCGAGCAGCCGGCTGAAGTCGATGTGAACGAGATTATTGTGCGGCCAACGGCAAGTTCCGCTTAATACAAGGGAGGGAACTTTTATGGATAAAAGAATACTTATTTTGGCGTTCGCATCCTTTGTCGTAGGTACAGTAGAGCTTGTCATTGGGGGTATTTTAGACATGATTGCTACAGACCTCCAAGTACCAGTTGGGATAGTTGGTCAACTGGTCACCGTCTACTCACTTGTATTCGCTTTTGGATCTCCTGTACTCATCGCTTTAACGTCAAAAGTGGAACGACGGAAATTATTAATAATAGCAATGCTTGTCTTTTTTACCGGAAATATGATCTCAATGCTTAGTCCGAATTTCACCATACTTTTGATTACAAGAGTTATTCTGGCTGCAAGCTGTTCACTAGTCGTTGTTCTTTCGATAACTTTAGCTGCGAATGTAGTTGCTCCCGAATTAAGAGGTCGAGCGATTGGCATTATCTTCATGGGAATCAGTGCATCTTTGGTGCTAGGAGTACCTTTAGGAACATTAATTGGTGAACAATGGGGCTGGCGCACGACATTTGCACTGGTTGCCGCCCTCACCTTGATCGTTTTGTTATGTATTGTTCGTTTTTTACCCAAAGTTGCACCGCAACCAACGATAAGTTTGCGGGAACAGCTTCGGACCCTGAAAAATCCGAAGATCGTTTCCGCACATGCCATTTCGATTTTACAGATGACCGGGCAATTTACAATCTATGCCTATATTACGCCGTTTCTACACGATACGATGAATTTATCAACTTCAATGATTAGTTTTATTTTGCTGGTGTATGGGTTAGCAGGAATTGCAGGAGGTTGGATTGGCGGCTTGGCATCGGATAAACTCGGGGCCAGAAAAACTATTTTTATTACTCTTCTGTTACACGCAACAGCAATACTTTTACTGCCATTGGCTACAATTTCCTTGATCAGTTTACTTATCGTGGTCGTTGTTTGGTGTACATTTAATATGGCACCGAGCCCTGCAATCCAAAGCTATTTGATAAAATCGGCTCCGGAATCTACGGATATTCAATTAAGTTTCAATACTTCCTCTTTGCATATCGGGGTGGCTTTAGGATCTGCAATTGGCGGTTTAATTGTGAATCAATATCCTGTCACCATAAATGCCTGGGTAGGGGGATTCATTGTGATTTTGGCTTTTTTTTCAGCAGCTTACTCTTTTACGAGGAAAAGTATGAGCTCAGTAGAAATATGTGATTTAGCTAATCGCTAGAATTAAGCGGCAGACTAGAATAAAGTTTCCCATATTATGATCTGCCGCATTTCCTATGCTGTCATATAAGAAGAACGAATGGCATTAAACTGATCGGGTAAACTATGTCTAAG
This window of the Bacillus gobiensis genome carries:
- a CDS encoding SDR family oxidoreductase; protein product: MSNISEKVVVITGASSGIGEATARMLAQRGARVVLGARRTDRLEALASEIRSEGGFADYRELDVTKREQMEEFITFTKDTYGRVDVIVNNAGVMPLSPLEALKADEWNRMIDVNIRGVLHGIAAGLPIMKEQGFGQFINIASIGAYSVTPTAAVYCATKYAVRAISEGLRQEVGGDIRVTLVSPGVTESELADSISDDEARQRMVEYRRISIPADAIASSILYAVEQPAEVDVNEIIVRPTASSA
- a CDS encoding MFS transporter, encoding MDKRILILAFASFVVGTVELVIGGILDMIATDLQVPVGIVGQLVTVYSLVFAFGSPVLIALTSKVERRKLLIIAMLVFFTGNMISMLSPNFTILLITRVILAASCSLVVVLSITLAANVVAPELRGRAIGIIFMGISASLVLGVPLGTLIGEQWGWRTTFALVAALTLIVLLCIVRFLPKVAPQPTISLREQLRTLKNPKIVSAHAISILQMTGQFTIYAYITPFLHDTMNLSTSMISFILLVYGLAGIAGGWIGGLASDKLGARKTIFITLLLHATAILLLPLATISLISLLIVVVVWCTFNMAPSPAIQSYLIKSAPESTDIQLSFNTSSLHIGVALGSAIGGLIVNQYPVTINAWVGGFIVILAFFSAAYSFTRKSMSSVEICDLANR